A window of Marinobacter sp. es.042 genomic DNA:
CACCTTGCGTTTGCCGCAATTACGTAACAGAAACTGATCGGAGGCAACCATGGCTAAGGCCCAGATTCTGATTGTTGAGGACGACCATGACCTGCGGGAAGCGCTGGTAACGACCCTTGAACTTGCAAGGTTTCGGGTGCGGGAAGCGTCGAATGCCAGCGAAGCGCTTGAGCGACTGGCAGAGTCTCCGGTGGATATGGTGGTCAGCGATGTCAACATGCCGGGTCTGTCAGGACATCAGTTGCTGGCTGAGGTCCAGCGGCTGTATCCGGGGCTGCCAATGATGCTTATCACGGCCTATGGTCAGATCAGCGACGCGGTATCCGCAATGCAGGCTGGCGCTATCGATTATCTGGTGAAGCCATTCGAACCGCGTTTCCTGGTGGATGCCGTCAGCAAGGTTGTTGGCGGCGGGCGTGAGAAAGCCAGTGATGAGCCGGTGGCAGAAGACCCGATCAGCAAGCGGATGTTCCAGCTGGCGACCAAAGTGGCTGGAAGCGATTCCACCGTCATGATCTCGGGGGAAAGCGGAACCGGCAAGGAAGTCCTTGCCCGGTTCATTCACCAGCAGTCCCCGCGGTCAGAGCAGCCATTCGTGGCGATCAACTGTGCTGCAATACCGGAAAACATGCTGGAGGCTATCCTGTTCGGTCACGAGAAAGGTGCCTTTACCGGTGCCGTCGCCTCCTCGCCCGGCAAATTCGAGCAGGCCAACGGCGGCACCATTCTGCTGGACGAGATTTCGGAGATGGATCTGGGGCTTCAGTCCAAGCTCTTGCGGGTATTGCAGGAGCGGGAAGTGGAGCGGGTTGGTGGCCGCAAGACCATCAGCCTGGATGTCCGTGTTGTAGCGACCACCAACCGGGATCTGGCGGATTACGTTCGCGAAGGCAAGTTCCGGGAAGACCTTTATTACCGTCTGACAGTGTTCCCGATGCACTGGCAGCCGCTCCGGGAGCGGCCGCTGGATATCATGCCACTGGCTACTTCGCTGCTTAAAAAGCATTGCCGCAAAATGAAGCTGACCGGGATTACCTTCGCCCAGGATGCCAGGAGCGCGCTCATGCATCACCAATGGCCGGGGAATGTCCGCGAGCTGGATAATGCCATCCAGCGAGCTCTGGTGCTACATCAGGGCAATGTGATTCATTCTGGGGATCTGTGCCTGGAGTTGGGCATTACCGGGCGACCGGACCTTCGCAGCGTGGAGTCGGTTTCCCATGCTGACACCACTTCGAGCATGGCGGGCGATCCTGGCTTCTCAGGCCAGAGTGTTTCGTCCCTCGAGCAGTCCTGTGATGAACAGAACGGCGAACCGGAAGGGGCGGTTTCCCTGGGCGATGATCTGAGGCAGCAGGAATTCCGTATTATTATTCAGACACTCCGGAAAGAGCGTGGGCGTCGCAACAGGGCCGCAGAGCAATTGGGGATCAGCCCCCGGACGCTCAGGTACAAGCTGGCCCAGATGCGCGACGCCGGAATCGATCTGGACGCCGAGATGGCCTTGGTCTGACCCCCTGCAAGACGAACTCCTTCATTGGCACCCCTCGGGGTGCCGTTTTTTTATCTTCGATTCCCCATGCCGGTGGGCGCGGCTTGCCCATCGTCAAAAGTCCGTCATGGCACTTCGACCACTCCGTCCTTGGGTTCATAAACTACTGATATAAATACCTAAAATCTACTTGGCCTGCCAATTGCTTGATCGGAGCTAAGATCATCCCAAGAGCAATTCCGTCCCTGGGAGGGCGGAGCCAGGAGAGAGTTATGGTTCAGCGTGCCGACATCAACAGTGTTTTGTCCGATATCCGGTCCCTGCGTTCACAGATGATGCAGAACCAGCGGGTCGAACAGGATCAATCGGTTCGTGGCCGCATAGACGGCCCTCGCCAGGTTCAGGAAACCCAGGAGACGCCCAGCTTCAATGACATGCTGAGCAACGCGGTGAACAACGTGAGTGACGCCCAGAAAACGGCGGGGGATCTGCGAACCGCATACGACATGGGCGATCCGAACGTAGACATCACCCGTGTGATGATTGCCGCCCAGAAATCCTCTGTCTCCTTCGAAGCGCTGACCCAGGTACGTAACCGGGTGGTTCGGGCCTACGAAGACATTATGAACATGCCGATCTGATAACGGAGCAGAGTCATGGCCAGCGTACCTGCAGAAACCAATGCCTCCAACATGCCCACAGCCCGGGAGGGAGACGCGCCAGAGAGCCGTAGCGACCTGTTCATGGGGTTCAACCGGCTCAACCTGCTGCGCCAGATAGGCCTGATGGTGGGGCTTGCTGCCAGCGTGGCGTTGGGGCTGGCGGTCGTGCTCTGGGCTCAGGAGCCGAACTATCAGCCGGTGGTGGGTGATCTTTCATCCTACAATCCCCAGGATGTGACCACCATCCTCGAAAGCAACGGTATCGACTACAAGATGGATCCGCGCACCGGCGCGTTACTGGTTCCCTCGGATCAGGTCTACAACGCCCGTTTGAAGCTGGCAGCCGAAGGTGTCACCGATCGTCAAACCATGGGCTACGAACTGCTGGACCAGGAACGTGGTCTCGGCACGTCCCAGTTCATGGAAACCATCTCATATCGGCGCGGGCTTGAGGGTGAGCTTGCCCGCACCGTTGCCAGCATGCGTGGCGTTCGGAATGCCCGTGTGCACCTGGCTATCCCGGAGCGCTCTGTCTTTGTTCGCGATGCCCGCGATCCCTCTGCCTCGGTGTTTCTTGAAGTTTTCGCTGGTCGCCGGCCGGAACAGGAACAGATCAACGCTATTGTGAATCTGGTTGCCGGCAGTGTTCCCATGATGAGCAAGGAACACGTTACCGTTGTCGATCAAAACGGCAATCTGTTGACGGGCAAGCAAAGTCAGAGCGGTGCGGATCAGATGGCGGACCAATATGAATACACCTCCAAAGTCGAGGAGCGTCTGACACGTCGGGTTGCCTCTCTCATCGGCCCCATTGTGGGTGATGGTCGCTATCGTGCCGAAGTGTCGGCGGATCTCGATTTCTCCTCGGTGGAGCAGGCAGAGGAATTGTTCAACCCCGAACAGCAGGCGGTGCGCAGTGAGCGTGAGCTGACCGAACGGCGCACTACCGGCGCACAGGGCGGCATTCCCGGTGCGCTGACCAACCAGCCGCCGGCTAATGCTACGGTGCCCGAGCAGGCTGCCGGCGGTGATGGTGAGCAGGCGGCGCCAGCTCCGGTCAATGTGCGAAGTGAATCCACGCGGAATTATGAAATGGATCGTACTGTCAGCTACCGACGTCAGGAGCTGGGCAGAGTCAAGCGGGTGACCGTGGCTCTGGCGGTGGACGACATGAAAGTAGTGGATCCACAAACGGGCGAAGTCAGCTACGAGCCCTGGCCGGAGCAGGAGTTGCAGCGCCTGAGCATGCTGGTTCGGGACGCCGTGGGCTATTCAGCCGCCCGGGGTGACAGTGTTACGGTGATGAATACCGCATTTGCGCAGGAAGAATCCGTTGAATTCGAGGCTCCGGCCTTCTGGGAACAGCCCTGGTTCTGGGATCTGATGAAGCAAGTGCTCGCAGGCCTGGTGATTCTGGTGCTCGTGCTGGGGCTGCTGCGCCCAACGCTTAAGAGCCTGTCCGGCGGTGGCCAGCGGGAACGCGGCCTGGATTCCGGCTCCGGCAGTGGCGGTGGTTACGGGGGCCTTGATGACATCGAGGGCGGAGATGAGCTCCGCAAGGCCATGTCCGCCCAGGATGATCTGCTTTTGCCGGGTGCCACAGACGGTTATGATAGGCAGCTGAACGCATTGAAAGGGCTGATTGCCGAAGACCCGGCGCGGGTCGCACAGGTAATGCGCCAGTGGGTGAACGTCGATGACTGAGCAAGCCAATCAACAGGGTGGCGGTGAGCCGTCAAAGCCGCAGCGGAAAATTCCGCGTGTGGAGCAGGCTGCGATTCTGCTCATGTCACTGGGCGAAGCGGATGCCGCAGAAATCCTCAAGCACATGGGCCCCAAAGAGGTCCAGCGTGTGGGCGTGGCCATGGCCCAGATGAAGGATGTCAGCAAGGACGAAGTGACCTACGTGATGAACCAGTTTGTTGATGCCGTAGGCGGCCAGACCGGGCTTGGCGTAGGCAATGACGAGTACATCCGGACGATGCTCACCCAGGCGCTCGGCGACGACAAGGCATCCAGCCTGATCGATCGCATCCTGATTGGCGGCAATACCACCGGCCTCGATACCCTCAAGTGGATGGAGCCCCGGGCCGTTGGCGACATCATTCGCTACGAACACCCGCAAATCCAGGCCATTGTTATTTCCTACCTGGATCCGGATCAGGCCGCTGAAATTCTTGGCACCCTGGATGATAAGGTCCGCCTTGATGTGATGATGCGTGTTGCGTCACTGGAGAGTATCCAGCCCCAGGCTTTGCAGGAACTCAACGATATCCTGGAGAAGCAGTTCTCGGGTGGCGCCGCCTCCCAAACCAGCCGCATTGGCGGGGTCAAGCGGGCAGCGGACATCATGAACTTCATGGATCGGAGCATCGAAGGCAATCTGATGGATTCCATAAAGGATATGGATCCGGACCTTGCCAGCACCATTGAAGACCTCATGTTCGTGTTCGACAACCTCAAGGAAGTGGACGACCGTGGAATCCAGGCGCTGTTGCGGGAAGTGTCCTCGGAAGTGCTGGTGGTGGCCCTCAAGGGCGCCGACGAGGAGGTTCAGAACAAGATCTTCAAGAACATGTCCAAACGCGCTGCGGAATTGCTGCAGGATGATCTTGAGGCCAAGGGGCCGGTCAAGGTCAGCGAAGTTGAATCCGCCCAGAAAGACATTATCACCATTGCACGCCGTATGGCCGAGGCCGGTGAAATCTCCCTCGGCGGTGCCGGCGAAGAAATGATGTGATGAAAGATTCCACCCGTGATGTTAATCGCATTCCCAAGGAACAGCTGACCGCCTATGAACGGTGGGAGCTGCCTCTGCTGGATGCCCGCGGCAATGAAGTAGCGCGGGAAGAGGAGCGCGAGGTCAAACCCCTGACCGCCGCCGACATTGACGAGATTCGCGAGGCGGCCCGGGAAGACGGCTATAACGAGGGTCGGGAACAGGGTTACCAGGATGGCCTGAAGGCCGGCAAGGAGGAAGGCCGTCAGGATGGGCTGGAAACCGGCCTGGCAGAGGGCAGGGAGCAAGGCAAAAGCCAGGGCTACGACGATACGCGCAAGGAAATCGACACCAAGCTTGACCGTCTCGAACATCTGCTCGGTGAGCTGCTGCTGCCCATCAGGCGCCACGAGGACGAACTTGAAACCTCTCTGGTCAATCTGACCACGGTTCTGGCCCGGGCGGTGGTCTATCGTGAACTGACCATCGACTCCTCCCAGATCCGTCACGTGGTTCGCCGCGCCATGGAGGCGCTACCCTCCACCGCGGAAAACATCCGCATCCATATAAACCCGGAAGACTGTGAAATGGTTCGCGAGGTGACCGCGCGCCTCGATGCGTCCGCTTCCGTCATTGAAGACGCCAGTATCCTGCCCGGTGGCTGTAAGGTGGAAACCCGCCATAGCCTGGTGGATTTCACGGTTGAGAAACGTTTCCAGCGGGCCGTGCAGAGCATGCTGGATCAGCAGATGAGCGACAGTGAGGGCGGAGAAACCGAGGAACTGGACTCCATGATGGAAGACCTGACCGGTTTCCATCGGGACGTGCTGGATTCCCCGGAAACCGGGGATTCCTCAGACGATCCGAAGCCGGCGCAAAATACAGGTGACGGTGATGACCTCGAGCCTCGCTGATCGCCTCAATCGCTTTCAGGGTTTCCTGGGAAACGAGCCCGAGCCTGAACTTTCCGGCCGACTGACCCGCATGGTGGGCCTCACCCTCGAATGTGTCGGCTGCCCCATGGTGGTCGGTGACCGCTGTGTCATCTTCGGCCAGAACACCGGTAATGTTGAGGCGGAAGTGGTGGGCTTTGAGGACGACCGGGTGTATCTGATGCCCCTGACAGCAATCGAGGGGCTCAAGCCCGGTGCTAGAGTTGTGCCTCTGTCTGCCGCAAGCCGGGTGCCGGTCGGCCCCCAGTTGCTTGGCCGGGTGGTCGATGGCAGTGGCGAGCCCCTGGACGGTAAAGGTCCCTTGCAGGCCGAAGCTCGCGTCGCGCTCACCGGCGATATTATCAACCCGCTGAACCGCGCCCCGGTGCGGCAGTCGATGGATGTGGGTATTCGGGCGATCAATGCGTTGATGACCGTCGGCCAGGGGCAGCGCCTGGGTCTGTTTGCCGGCAGTGGCGTGGGCAAGAGTATGTTGCTGGGCATGATGACCCGCTTTACCGATGCCGACATCACCGTGGTCGGCCTGATTGGTGAGCGTGGCCGCGAGGTAAAGGAGTTTATCGAAGACATCCTGGGCGAAGAGGGCCTTTCCCGCTCGGTGGTGGTGGCCGCACCCGCGGACGATTCGCCACTGATGCGGTTGCGCGCCGCCATGCTGACCACCCGGATTGCCGAGTATTACCGGGATCAGGGCAAACGCGTGCTCCTGTTGATGGATTCGCTGACCCGTTACGCCCAGGCCCAGCGGGAGATTGCCCTGGCCGTGGGTGAGCCGCCGGCGACCAAAGGCTACCCGCCCTCAGTATTTGCCAAACTGCCCCAATTGGTGGAGAGAACCGGCAATGGTCGCCCCGGAGGTGGTTCTATCACGGCGTTCTACACCGTACTAACCGAAGGCGATGACCAGCAGGATCCGATTGCAGACGCTGCCCGGGCGATTCTGGATGGCCACATCGTACTCTCCCGCCGGCTTGCCGAAGAGGGACACTACCCCGCCATTGATGTGGAAGCGTCGATCAGCCGGGTGATGCCGCAGGTAACCGAGACCGAACATTTTTCCAGGGCCCAGCGATTCAAGCAGGTTTATTCACGGTACCAGCAGGCCCGGGATCTGATCTCTGTCGGCGCTTACGTGAAGGGTTCCGATCCCGAGACCGATTTTGCCATCACTCACATCGGCAATATGCGCCAGTTCCTGCAGCAGGGCCTGAATGAGAGTGCACCATTGAAGGAAAGTGTTGATCAGTTGCTGGCGGTGGTGCCAGAGCGTCGCTCCCCCGATCGGCGCAAGTCGGCCGTGCCGAATCTGGCAGCCGGCGGCGGAGGTGATGCCTGATGCTACGCTCGCGGCGCCTGGAAGTGGTTCTTTCCCTGGAGGAGCGCAAGGAGCAGGAAGCCCTGGAGCGAATGGGCGAGGCCCGGAAGCTGGCGGAGCAGCAGCGCGAACAAGTCCAGAACCTGAATCGCTACCAGCAGGAGTACCGGGATCAGATTCGCAACAGCCAGCAGGGGGTTGTGCAGGTGTCCAGGCTCCAGGCGTGGCAGGCCTTTATTGCGCAACTGGATCAGGTAATCCGGCAGCAGCAGACGCAGCTGGAGCAGGCGGAAAAGGTCTTCGAGGCGCGCAAAAAGGAATGGCAGCACGCCTGGGAGCGCCGGCGTGGCATGGAAAAATACATAGAAACCTGCCGCCAGCAGGAGCAGAGGGAGCAGGATCTCCGGGAACAGAAGCTTTCGGATGAGGCCGCGGGGCGGGCCTTCAACCAACGTCGTCGCTGAATCTTGCTCCGCATCAAGCAAATACAGATGCAAAATCAGACCACTCAGCTATCCTTAACGGATGTAGGGCTGGTAGAACTCGCCGGTCAAATGCTGCTCTTGATAGCCCGGGAGGTTTTGGAATGCCGATCCAGACGCGTCGCGATGATGACGGTCAGACTCTTGTTATCAGGATAGAGGGGCGTTTCGACTTCAGCACCCATCAGGCGTTCCGTGATGCCTACGAGCACGGTGATCCGCACATCCGGAATTACATTGTGGACCTGTCTGACACCACCTACCTGGATAGCTCGGCGCTGGGAATGCTGTTGTTGCTCCGTGATTATGCTGGAGGTGACAGTGCCGGAATCGTCATCGAAAACTGCAATAACGATGTCCGTCGTATCCTTTCAATCTCCAATTTCGAGCAACTTTTCAATATCCGCTGACGCTCGCGGACTGCCGGAGTACTCATGGATGATTCCGTTGCAGAACATAGCCGTCCCCTGAGAATACTGATCGCTGACGATTCAGACAGCGATCGCCTGATCCTCAAAACACTGCTGAAGCGGCTGGGGCACGAAGTCCTTGATGTGGCAAACGGGCTGGACGCGGTCTCTGTTTTCCAGCGGGAGGCGCCGGATCTGGTGCTGCTGGATGCCCTGATGCCGGTCATGGATGGCATGGAAGCGGCCCGTCAGATCAAGCTCCTGGCTGGCGAACGGCTGGTCCCCCTGATTTTCCTGACCTCCCTCTCTGAAGCCGGTGCCCTGGCCCGATGCCTGGAGGCTGGCGGCGATGACTTCCTGGGAAAGCCCTATAACCGGATCATCATTGAAGCCAAGATCAAGGCCTTCAACCGAATGCGATTGATGCACCGGACCCTCTCGGATCAGCGGGATCTCATTCGTGAGCGCAACCGACAACTTACCGAAGAGCAGGAAATCGCCAAGCGGGTCTTCGATAACGTGGCTCATTCCGGCTGCCTGGATGCCTCCAATATTCGTTATCACGCTTCGCCCCAGTCCATTTTCAATGGTGATGTGCTGTTTGCCTCGCCGCGGCCGGCGGGCGGGATGCTGATCTTCATGGGGGATTTCACCGGCCATGGTCTGCCGGCTGCCATCGGCGCCATGCCTGTAGCCGAGATCTTCTACGGCATGGCCAATAAGGGTTTTAACGGCCAGGACGTGTTGCGCGAGATCAACCAGAAACTCAAACGGATTCTGCCCACGGGCATGTTCTGCTGTGGCGCCATGATCGAGGCGGATTTCAAACTTAATCAGCTGCAGATCTGGAACGGCGGTCTGCCGGATGGCTGGCTGATCCGGACCACCGGAGAGCTCCTGGCACTGCCATCGCGGCATCTTCCCCTCGGTATCCTTGCGCCGGATCAGTTCAATGCCGATTTCGAGAGGGTTGGTGCCGCCCCTGGTGACAGGGTGCTGATGATGACCGACGGCTTTCTGGAATCTGCCGACAGCGCCGGCAACGTATTCGGTGAGCAGGGCGTCACCGGCACGCTTGACCGGCTGGAAGGTGGCGACCATCCGTTCGATGCCATGATGTCCGCGGTTCACCGGTTCACCGGAAACTTTGAGGATGGCGATGACCTGACGCTCTGCTGTCTGGAAATGATGGACGAGGCGGGGCTGGCTGCCCTGCCAGATCGTGCCGCACCGTCTGCTCTTGCCGGGCCGGCGGAGTGGCGCTGCAGCTATGAAATCCGGGAAAGGACCCTCGGAGAGTTCAGTCCTCTGCCTCTGTTGCTTCATATCTGCATGGAGGTGCCGGGTCTTCGACGGAAGAGCGGTGAAATCTATACCCTGCTGGCGGAACTTTACAACAACGCGCTGGAGCACGGTGTTCTGGAACTCCCGTCAGAATGGAAACACACACCGGAGGGCTTTGGCCGCTACTACGCGGAGCGCAATCGGCGCCTGGCCAACGTGGAGGGTCACTACATCCGGTTCACACTTCACCATTCCCTGAAACCGGAGGGAGGTCGGCTTCGTGTTATCTGTGAGGACAGCGGCCAGGGGTTTGATTTTCACAATCATCCCGACGTGGCCCCCGGTAATTCCCCAACGAAGAGCGGGCGCTATGCAGGGCGGGGCCTGTTGCTGTTGAAACGTCTGGCGGAGACCATCAGGTTTCATGAACAGGGCAATCATGTTGAAATTGTCTATGATTGGCAGTTCGCCCGTACAGCGGAGAATCGAGATGACTGATAAACCACACCTGGACGAGGAGGCACTGGCTGAGCTTCGAGACGTCATGGAGGACGAATTCGAGGTGCTGATACAGACCTATGTTGCAGATTCCCGCGACAGGATTCGGGGATTGCAAGAAGCCCTGGGGGCTGATGACAGTGACGCCTTTGCCAAGACGGCCCACAGCTTCAAGGGCAGTTGTATCAATATTGGCGCCCCACGGCTTGGCGCTCTCTGCCTGAAGGCGGAAATAGCAGGAAAGGAGTCCCGGCTGGACGATGCCTCGGGATTAGTGGATGACATCGCCCGGGAATTCGAACAGGTAATCGCAGGCTTGGATGGCTTGATGGTAGGGTGAATCAGGTCGATTCAGGCCGTTTGTCAGGCGAAGCAGGTGTGTGCTGGCATCACAATTGCTTTGTCCTTCGCATTGAGTGGATTAACCGCCCATGCACCGGCCGAGTCCGGCAAGGTGAGGGCGACAATGCGATAAAAGCGGCAAGAGGTTGCCATGGCCCAGATGGTTCTTCCCCAAACCCCCGCGCCCGGGACGCAGCAAGATCCCGGCCCGTCAAAATCCGGAACCAGCCGGGATCCGGCTGACAGGAAAAGCGATTTTGACTCTGTCTCCCAGGCTGAGCAAAAGCGGCTCGATCGCCAGAAGGCGGATCGGAACGCCGAGGCCAGATCTGCCGATGAATCCCGGGCGGCCCGGGACACTTCTTCAGAGACGAAAACGGAAGCAAACGCGAACGCTGATCCAAAGGGTGGCGAAAAAGCCGACGTTGCCACGGATGCTGAATCACGGGACGCGGGCGAGGCCGCTGTTGCCGGTGATGGCAAATCAGAGCTGACGGCGCTTCCCCTTACCTTTGTCGAGTTGCAGTCCTGGCTGAATCCAAAAGTCGGAGGTGCCGGTGAGTCCGCCATGTCAGCTACAATGCCGGGAGCCGGCGTCAACGCTGCCACCGGTGGTTCGGGCCAAACGAATCCCGTTGCCGGATTGTTCAGTGGCCTTCTCACAGGGGGCTCGGGTCAGAAAGCTCAGTCCGCATCCGGCGGTGTCTCCGGCGAAGCGACACTGACAGATGTCATGAAGGCCTCAGTGCTCACCGACTCGGGCCGCAATTCGGATTCCGGCTCGTTGATCAATTCTGGCCGCTTCCAGTCCGCCATGGATCTGGTGTCCCAGCAAGCGGCCAATAATGCCAATGGGGCAGCGAAACTGACGGCTGAGAACACCGCACCTTTGCGAGGTTATGCTACGTCCATTGATGTGCCGGTAGGCCATGCAGAGTGGGGCGACAAACTGGTGGGCAAACTCAGCTGGCTAACTGCCCGCAACATGTCGGTTGCCGAAATCCACCTGACACCGCCGGACATGGGACCCATGGAGGTCAAGGTCCGGGTGCAGAACGAGCAGGCGAATATTACGGTCCATTCGGCCAATCCCGTGGTCCGTGACCAGCTTGAACTGCATTCCCACCGGCTCAGGGATATGCTGGGTGAGCAGGGTCTGTCGTTGGCAGGCTTCGATGTTTCCGATTCGCCTCGCCAGCAGACCGGCGAGCAGGGCACCGGAAATGATGATGGCTCCGGTGGCGGGTCGGCATCGCTGGTCGCTGGCGATCAGGACGATGAGGGCATCAGCTCCGGCAGCCTTGATCTGAGCTGGAAAGGCGAAGTAGACATCTTCGCCTGATACCCTTCGATATTCTCTTCCAATCTCCTTTGCCCATCCTTCCCGGCAACGCTAAACTGCTGTTCTGAACGGGAAGGTTGGGTGTTCTGGCCCGCCCTTTGCATCCAATCCTGAAAAGTCGCGGAAAATTGCTCCCCGTGACGGATTTCTGGCAAAGCGAACATTATGGCTGAAAATAACGAATCTGAAGCGGCTCCTGCCAAGAAGGGAAAACTGAAACTGATCATCATGCTGGTTGTGGTGGTGATCCTGGCCATTGTGCTGTCTGTGGTGGGTACCCTGTGGTTCCTGGGCGGCGGTCTTCCGGGCATGGGGGAGGAAGAGGGTGACGCAACCGAGGTTGCAGAGGAAACCTTTATTCCCAGCAGCTACTACCAGATGGAAAAAGCCATCGTTACCACGGTTCAGGCTGAGGGTCGCCAACGCTACGCCCAGGCTTATCTGGCGCTGGAGTCCACCGATCCACAGGCGCTTGAAGCTTCCAAGCTGCACATGCCTCTGATTCGAAGCCAGCTGGTGACAGTCCTTGGTAGCAGTAACTTCAACGAGCTGCAGACGCCCGAGGGCCGCAGTGGCCTGGCCGAGCGGATGCTGACCACGGTGAATCAGGTGCTGGAGCAGGAAGGCGAGCCCGCCATCAAACGGGTGTTATTCAGAAATTTTGTCGTGCAATAGCGCACGGGCCAAGGTACTTCACGGGCAGGACTACGTATGCAGGACTTGTTGTCACAGGATGAAATCGATGCCCTCCTCCACGGGGTGGATGACGGTGACATTGATACCTATGAAGAGACTGACGATACCGGCATAAAGAACTACGACCTTGCCAGTCAGGACCGCATCGTTCGGGGCCGGATGCCGACCCTGGAGATGATCAACGAGCGCTTTGCCCGTTACACCCGGATCAGCCTGTTCAACCTGATGCGTCGCAACGCCGATGTCTCCACCGGAGGCGTCCAGATCATGAAGTTCGGAGAGTATATTCATACCCTCTACGTGCCCACCAGTCTTAACCTGTGCAAGGTTCGCCCGCTTCGTGGCACCTCCCTGTTCGTGCTGGATGCCAAGCTGGTGTTCAAGCTGGTGGACAATTTCTTTGGTGGTGAGGGCCGTCACGCCAAGATCGAGGGCCGCGAATTTACCCCGACCGAGACCCGGATCGTCCAGATGGTGCTGGACCAGGTGTTCCACGATATGAAGGAAGCCTGGCACGCGGTACTCAAGGTGGACTTCGAGTACCTGAGCTCGGAAGTGAACCCGGCCATGGCCAACATCGTCAGTCCCAGTGAAGTGGTTGTGGTCAGCACCTTCCACATTGAACTCGACGGTGGCGGCGGTGAACTGCACTTTGCCTTGCCGTATTCCATGATCGAACCCATCCGCGATGTG
This region includes:
- a CDS encoding PP2C family protein-serine/threonine phosphatase, which encodes MDDSVAEHSRPLRILIADDSDSDRLILKTLLKRLGHEVLDVANGLDAVSVFQREAPDLVLLDALMPVMDGMEAARQIKLLAGERLVPLIFLTSLSEAGALARCLEAGGDDFLGKPYNRIIIEAKIKAFNRMRLMHRTLSDQRDLIRERNRQLTEEQEIAKRVFDNVAHSGCLDASNIRYHASPQSIFNGDVLFASPRPAGGMLIFMGDFTGHGLPAAIGAMPVAEIFYGMANKGFNGQDVLREINQKLKRILPTGMFCCGAMIEADFKLNQLQIWNGGLPDGWLIRTTGELLALPSRHLPLGILAPDQFNADFERVGAAPGDRVLMMTDGFLESADSAGNVFGEQGVTGTLDRLEGGDHPFDAMMSAVHRFTGNFEDGDDLTLCCLEMMDEAGLAALPDRAAPSALAGPAEWRCSYEIRERTLGEFSPLPLLLHICMEVPGLRRKSGEIYTLLAELYNNALEHGVLELPSEWKHTPEGFGRYYAERNRRLANVEGHYIRFTLHHSLKPEGGRLRVICEDSGQGFDFHNHPDVAPGNSPTKSGRYAGRGLLLLKRLAETIRFHEQGNHVEIVYDWQFARTAENRDD
- a CDS encoding Hpt domain-containing protein, which translates into the protein MTDKPHLDEEALAELRDVMEDEFEVLIQTYVADSRDRIRGLQEALGADDSDAFAKTAHSFKGSCINIGAPRLGALCLKAEIAGKESRLDDASGLVDDIAREFEQVIAGLDGLMVG
- a CDS encoding flagellar hook-length control protein FliK → MAQMVLPQTPAPGTQQDPGPSKSGTSRDPADRKSDFDSVSQAEQKRLDRQKADRNAEARSADESRAARDTSSETKTEANANADPKGGEKADVATDAESRDAGEAAVAGDGKSELTALPLTFVELQSWLNPKVGGAGESAMSATMPGAGVNAATGGSGQTNPVAGLFSGLLTGGSGQKAQSASGGVSGEATLTDVMKASVLTDSGRNSDSGSLINSGRFQSAMDLVSQQAANNANGAAKLTAENTAPLRGYATSIDVPVGHAEWGDKLVGKLSWLTARNMSVAEIHLTPPDMGPMEVKVRVQNEQANITVHSANPVVRDQLELHSHRLRDMLGEQGLSLAGFDVSDSPRQQTGEQGTGNDDGSGGGSASLVAGDQDDEGISSGSLDLSWKGEVDIFA
- the fliL gene encoding flagellar basal body-associated protein FliL, with the translated sequence MAENNESEAAPAKKGKLKLIIMLVVVVILAIVLSVVGTLWFLGGGLPGMGEEEGDATEVAEETFIPSSYYQMEKAIVTTVQAEGRQRYAQAYLALESTDPQALEASKLHMPLIRSQLVTVLGSSNFNELQTPEGRSGLAERMLTTVNQVLEQEGEPAIKRVLFRNFVVQ
- the fliM gene encoding flagellar motor switch protein FliM, coding for MQDLLSQDEIDALLHGVDDGDIDTYEETDDTGIKNYDLASQDRIVRGRMPTLEMINERFARYTRISLFNLMRRNADVSTGGVQIMKFGEYIHTLYVPTSLNLCKVRPLRGTSLFVLDAKLVFKLVDNFFGGEGRHAKIEGREFTPTETRIVQMVLDQVFHDMKEAWHAVLKVDFEYLSSEVNPAMANIVSPSEVVVVSTFHIELDGGGGELHFALPYSMIEPIRDVLDAGVQSDIDDVDERWVNALQEDIKEVNVPINTTVCRRRISLRDIAKLKAGDIIPVEVPEHLTVTANGIPVYKATLGTRDGKLALRIHERASRPKVKKQFKVGNNG